A genomic segment from Paenibacillus sp. FSL K6-1096 encodes:
- a CDS encoding sensor histidine kinase — protein sequence MIKQSIEKWIIRMTRSMNLRGKIVLFYGLIVFLPTVLLAAGAGYLMLQTVRANYILTIREAVRQSAQSIEFRKQSYDLLATRTATDGELISRITRDYTDITEQLGTVNYVDRSFLFTSKYLPGIENFRIYHTNATLVQDGGLLWKPEGRLLSGQREQDWYAQRLASPDNLVWTNAKDDRNKLVVSHKILDSNGEVHGLVYLLLDYKSVFAESFDHPFDGAGEMYIVDGSQRIIASSEPSEIATSLSSSSLSEYWGRSGGTTRTDNGTVLITQEIKSGWRVGALVHLDRLEEQSRRILYYIAAGIAFFLLLSVFLIMIVLKNIIWRIRKLGNRMTDISEGYFEVKVKNRDKDELGELEVLFNSMSGRLGKLVEEHTEALLKEREQSFRALQAQINPHFIYNSLSLIRWRALDQQDELQVRTIDALTTFYRLALGNQVNVTRFSDELQHVKAYIDIQQLRYPGQVSVEWEVEPEILSLYTIKLILQPIVENCYLHGVITAREHAFIQITAERRGDEVRIQVFDNGQGISREKLEQIRAGTYSGTRNGFGMNNIRERLALYFGPEGRLEIDSAEDEWTAVTIHFPVCIERPELKTKEG from the coding sequence ATGATCAAGCAGAGCATAGAGAAGTGGATTATTCGTATGACCCGGTCCATGAACCTGAGAGGCAAAATTGTCCTGTTCTACGGCCTGATTGTATTCCTTCCTACGGTGCTGCTTGCCGCGGGAGCAGGCTACCTGATGCTGCAGACCGTCCGGGCCAATTATATTCTGACCATCAGGGAAGCTGTACGCCAGAGTGCGCAGAGCATCGAGTTCCGCAAGCAGAGCTATGACCTTCTGGCTACACGGACAGCGACAGATGGTGAATTGATCTCCAGAATAACGCGGGATTATACGGATATCACAGAACAGCTTGGCACTGTCAATTATGTGGACAGATCCTTCCTGTTTACGAGCAAATACCTTCCAGGCATTGAGAACTTCCGCATCTACCATACCAATGCTACGCTGGTACAGGATGGCGGCCTGCTCTGGAAGCCTGAGGGGCGGTTGCTGTCCGGACAGCGTGAACAAGACTGGTATGCGCAGCGGTTGGCTTCTCCGGATAATCTGGTATGGACCAATGCCAAGGATGACCGAAACAAGCTGGTCGTATCGCACAAAATCCTTGACAGTAACGGGGAGGTACACGGGCTGGTCTATCTGCTGCTGGATTATAAAAGCGTGTTCGCCGAATCCTTCGACCATCCCTTTGACGGTGCCGGGGAAATGTATATCGTTGACGGCAGTCAGCGGATCATCGCTTCCTCAGAACCATCCGAGATCGCTACCTCGCTATCCTCCTCCTCATTAAGTGAATACTGGGGCAGGTCTGGCGGAACTACCCGGACTGATAACGGAACGGTACTAATTACGCAGGAGATCAAGTCCGGCTGGCGGGTTGGCGCACTGGTGCATCTGGACCGTCTGGAGGAGCAGTCCAGACGGATTCTGTATTATATCGCAGCGGGAATAGCGTTCTTCCTGCTGCTGTCTGTTTTCCTGATTATGATTGTTCTGAAGAATATCATCTGGCGGATACGCAAGCTGGGGAACCGGATGACGGATATATCGGAAGGATATTTCGAAGTCAAGGTGAAGAACCGGGACAAGGATGAGCTGGGCGAGCTGGAGGTGCTGTTTAACTCCATGTCCGGGCGGCTCGGGAAGCTGGTTGAAGAGCATACGGAAGCGCTGCTTAAGGAGCGTGAGCAATCCTTCCGGGCGCTTCAGGCACAGATTAATCCGCATTTCATCTACAACTCGCTCAGTCTGATCCGCTGGCGGGCGCTGGATCAGCAGGATGAGCTGCAAGTCCGCACGATAGATGCGCTGACGACCTTTTACCGGCTGGCCCTGGGCAATCAGGTCAATGTAACCCGTTTCAGTGATGAGCTGCAACATGTGAAGGCGTATATCGATATCCAGCAGCTCCGTTATCCGGGCCAGGTGTCGGTGGAATGGGAGGTGGAACCGGAGATCCTGAGTCTCTATACCATCAAGCTGATCCTGCAGCCGATTGTAGAGAACTGTTATCTGCATGGCGTCATTACGGCCAGGGAGCATGCTTTTATTCAGATTACGGCTGAACGCAGAGGGGATGAGGTGCGCATCCAGGTCTTTGATAACGGGCAGGGGATCAGCCGGGAGAAGCTCGAACAGATACGCGCGGGTACTTACAGCGGTACGAGGAACGGGTTCGGCATGAATAATATCAGGGAACGTCTGGCGCTATATTTCGGTCCTGAAGGCCGCCTTGAAATCGACAGTGCAGAGGACGAATGGACAGCGGTAACCATTCATTTTCCGGTCTGCATAGAACGTCCCGAGCTGAAGACGAAGGAGGGGTAA